AATTTGTTATGAAACGTTACGAGAATCTTTGAGTACAAATACTTAATAACTTCGTGATTATAAAAGTACTTTCAAATGGTGAGGTGATAATCGGATGACTCAACCAACTTATGAAGAACTTACAGAAGCTGAATTAAGGGAATATGTAAGGCATAATCCTCAACATGAAGATGCTTTTCAGCACTATTTGACTATAGTC
The nucleotide sequence above comes from Fischerella sp. PCC 9605. Encoded proteins:
- a CDS encoding DUF6887 family protein encodes the protein MTQPTYEELTEAELREYVRHNPQHEDAFQHYLTIVRAKPGRVVTHTEEEFDAELRKRITQETSYEQT